One Candidatus Binatia bacterium DNA window includes the following coding sequences:
- a CDS encoding AMP-binding protein: MHRSTRNAATSTDPRGFPPWTWKIPEYFNIGTACSDAHLGTDRADRPAVVVDDDTRGVRQLSFAELADRTGRFARALHDRGIGPGERVLIRLPNCIEYPIAFLGAMKAGAVPVPTSILLTAEEVIFLATDSGAGALVTDLATWNAMHVELEHLPQLRHAFIVGNGPPAPAHRLSTANLAETLARTGPCQAPYPTRGDDPAYLVYTSGTTGYPKGVLHGHRALLGRQPSSEYWFDFQPGGDRVLHSGKFNWTYVLGTGLMDPLYRGHTAILREGVSDPAAWPRLIARHAATVFIGVPTLYRQILQKTACGRADVPTLRHCMCAGEQLTREILAGWRERFGLDIYEGLGMTECSYYLCETKSRPIRPGSAGFAQPGHDVRLLDPETLRPVPVGEEGVLCIPRTDPALMLGYWNRPEETAACFRAEWFVTGDYARCDDDGYLWFLGRRDDIIKSFGYRVSPVEVERVLKDHPGVVDAAVVGEPRAGGKVLVSAYVILKPDSGLGVDDVLAYAGGRLASYKAPRIVYAVDDLPRTRNGKVSRRGLKPELAVAVAPAPS; encoded by the coding sequence ATGCACCGTTCGACCCGGAATGCCGCGACCTCGACCGACCCGCGCGGGTTTCCCCCGTGGACGTGGAAAATCCCGGAGTACTTCAACATCGGCACCGCCTGTAGCGACGCTCACCTCGGAACCGACCGTGCCGATCGACCTGCCGTCGTCGTCGACGACGACACGCGCGGCGTACGCCAGCTCAGCTTCGCCGAGCTCGCGGACCGCACGGGGCGCTTCGCCCGGGCGCTGCACGATCGCGGCATCGGCCCCGGCGAACGCGTGCTCATCCGCCTGCCGAACTGCATCGAGTACCCGATCGCGTTTCTGGGCGCGATGAAAGCCGGCGCGGTTCCGGTGCCCACGTCGATCCTGCTCACCGCCGAAGAGGTTATCTTCCTCGCCACCGACTCCGGCGCCGGCGCCCTGGTGACCGACCTGGCGACGTGGAACGCCATGCACGTCGAGTTGGAGCACTTGCCGCAACTGCGCCATGCGTTCATCGTGGGTAACGGCCCACCCGCGCCGGCGCACCGGTTGAGCACCGCCAATCTCGCCGAAACGCTCGCCCGCACCGGCCCCTGCCAGGCGCCTTACCCCACGCGCGGCGACGACCCGGCGTACCTCGTCTACACCTCGGGCACGACCGGCTACCCGAAAGGAGTGCTGCACGGCCATCGCGCCCTGCTCGGCCGGCAGCCGTCGTCGGAGTACTGGTTCGACTTCCAGCCGGGCGGAGACCGGGTCTTGCACTCGGGGAAGTTCAACTGGACCTACGTACTCGGCACCGGCTTGATGGATCCGCTGTACCGCGGTCATACGGCGATTCTCCGCGAGGGAGTCAGCGATCCCGCCGCCTGGCCACGGCTGATCGCCAGGCACGCCGCAACGGTATTTATCGGGGTGCCGACCCTGTACCGGCAGATCCTGCAGAAGACGGCCTGCGGTCGGGCCGACGTCCCGACCCTGCGCCATTGCATGTGCGCCGGGGAGCAACTGACCCGGGAAATCCTCGCCGGCTGGCGGGAACGTTTCGGTCTCGACATCTACGAGGGTCTCGGCATGACCGAATGCTCGTACTACCTGTGCGAGACGAAGTCGCGCCCGATCCGGCCCGGTTCGGCGGGGTTCGCGCAACCGGGGCACGACGTCCGTCTCCTCGATCCCGAAACGCTGCGCCCGGTCCCCGTCGGCGAAGAAGGCGTTCTGTGCATCCCGCGCACCGATCCTGCACTGATGCTGGGATACTGGAATCGCCCCGAGGAAACCGCCGCCTGTTTCCGGGCCGAGTGGTTCGTCACCGGCGATTACGCCCGCTGCGATGACGACGGATATCTGTGGTTTCTCGGTCGCCGGGACGACATCATCAAGAGCTTTGGGTACCGCGTCTCGCCGGTCGAGGTCGAACGCGTGCTCAAGGATCACCCGGGAGTCGTCGATGCCGCCGTGGTCGGCGAGCCTCGCGCTGGCGGTAAGGTGCTCGTATCCGCTTACGTCATCCTCAAGCCCGACAGCGGGCTTGGCGTGGACGACGTACTGGCTTACGCGGGCGGCCGCCTCGCTTCGTACAAGGCACCACGGATCGTTTACGCCGTCGACGATCTGCCTCGCACCCGCAACGGCAAGGTGTCGCGCCGCGGCCTCAAGCCGGAACTCGCCGTTGCCGTGGCGCCGGCGCCTTCTTAG